In Spiroplasma sp. SV19, one DNA window encodes the following:
- the rpsF gene encoding 30S ribosomal protein S6, which yields MRKYEIMYILNPEATNLDELEGRLHKILEANGGKIEEHGKWGVRPLEYPIRKKTKGYYGVLIVNTTSENIDEFVRISHIEQDVLRILVINTEKEKGYIQSTVYAKTEVKNDKPDRDRKPGN from the coding sequence GTGCGTAAGTATGAAATTATGTATATCTTAAATCCAGAAGCAACTAATTTAGACGAATTAGAAGGTCGTCTACACAAAATTTTAGAAGCTAATGGTGGAAAAATTGAAGAACACGGGAAATGAGGGGTTAGACCTTTAGAATATCCTATTAGAAAGAAAACAAAAGGATATTATGGTGTATTAATTGTTAATACAACCTCAGAAAATATTGATGAGTTTGTTCGTATTAGTCACATTGAGCAAGATGTTTTACGAATTTTAGTAATTAATACTGAAAAAGAAAAAGGATATATTCAATCAACTGTTTATGCAAAAACAGAAGTTAAGAATGATAAGCCAGACCGTGACCGTAAACCAGGAAATTAA
- the rpsR gene encoding 30S ribosomal protein S18 — MNPKFKRFKKQCYFTKNKITYIDYKDIELLKKFISGNGQILPKRVTGTTAKNQRMLATAIKRARQMALLPFVID; from the coding sequence ATGAATCCAAAATTTAAACGTTTTAAAAAACAATGTTATTTTACAAAAAATAAAATAACATATATTGATTACAAAGATATTGAATTATTAAAAAAATTTATTTCTGGTAATGGCCAAATCTTGCCGAAAAGAGTTACTGGAACAACAGCTAAAAACCAAAGAATGTTAGCAACCGCAATTAAAAGAGCACGTCAAATGGCTTTATTACCATTTGTTATTGATTAA
- a CDS encoding FAD-dependent oxidoreductase produces MKVIVIGGSTAGMTAVSKLKRILKDDVEIVAYQKLKYPSLGSCGIPYYVGKHFDKPESMIARTAEQFQNNGILVKTGCEITKVDFEAKTVYGINLETKEEFIDTYDKLIISVGATPRKLNLAGEAASNVFTGTTLEAAVALRDSLATIKNVVIIGGGFIGLEFCESFGLAGKNITLIEADKWVSRKLIDEDIAQLLVTDLENKGIKIKTNAKVTEFIVKNNKVTKIKLSSEEEISADLVLVGIGVMPNTAFLKETTLKMNNFGAILVNDQFETNIKDVYAVGDCVMTKNVIDDSLHYISLATVAAKNGKVLGNILAGKKDRFPGAIGTAIIQVFDSEIARTGYTKEQAIANGFTAKEVVITGTDHTHYVADAKPVTVKIIYDQKAKIILGAQIFGYNKATLRINALIPLIWTKTKINEIEYLDLPYSPPFAKSVDVLNVVLAKINED; encoded by the coding sequence ATGAAGGTAATTGTAATTGGTGGTTCAACGGCTGGGATGACAGCAGTTAGTAAGTTAAAACGAATTTTAAAAGATGATGTTGAAATTGTTGCTTATCAAAAATTAAAATATCCATCGTTGGGTAGTTGTGGAATCCCTTATTATGTTGGGAAACATTTTGATAAGCCAGAAAGTATGATTGCACGAACTGCTGAACAATTTCAGAATAATGGGATTCTTGTAAAAACTGGATGTGAAATAACAAAAGTTGATTTTGAAGCAAAAACAGTTTATGGCATTAATTTGGAAACAAAGGAAGAATTTATTGATACTTATGATAAATTAATCATTAGTGTTGGGGCGACACCACGCAAATTAAATTTGGCCGGAGAGGCAGCATCAAATGTTTTTACTGGAACAACTTTAGAAGCAGCAGTCGCCCTTCGTGATAGTTTAGCAACAATTAAAAATGTTGTTATTATTGGTGGTGGTTTTATTGGGTTAGAATTTTGTGAAAGTTTTGGTTTGGCAGGGAAAAATATTACATTAATTGAAGCCGATAAATGAGTTTCACGAAAATTAATTGATGAAGACATTGCACAATTATTAGTAACAGATTTAGAAAATAAGGGAATTAAAATCAAGACAAACGCTAAAGTAACAGAATTTATTGTTAAGAATAATAAAGTAACAAAAATTAAATTATCATCTGAAGAAGAGATTTCAGCAGACTTAGTTTTGGTTGGAATTGGAGTGATGCCAAATACTGCTTTTTTAAAAGAGACAACTTTAAAAATGAACAACTTTGGGGCAATTTTAGTTAATGACCAATTTGAAACTAATATTAAAGATGTTTATGCTGTTGGCGATTGTGTTATGACAAAAAATGTGATTGATGATAGTTTACATTATATTTCGTTAGCAACTGTTGCTGCAAAAAATGGTAAGGTTTTAGGTAATATTTTAGCTGGAAAAAAAGATCGTTTTCCAGGCGCGATTGGAACTGCTATTATTCAAGTTTTTGATAGTGAAATTGCTCGAACAGGGTATACGAAAGAACAAGCAATTGCAAATGGTTTTACTGCTAAAGAAGTGGTCATTACCGGAACTGATCATACTCATTATGTTGCTGATGCTAAGCCAGTTACAGTTAAGATTATTTATGATCAAAAAGCAAAAATTATTCTGGGAGCACAAATTTTTGGTTATAATAAAGCTACTTTAAGAATCAATGCTCTAATTCCATTAATTTGGACAAAAACTAAAATTAATGAGATTGAGTATTTAGATTTACCGTATTCACCACCATTTGCCAAAAGTGTTGATGTACTGAATGTTGTTCTAGCAAAGATTAATGAGGACTAA
- a CDS encoding ABC transporter permease: MLENPKFSNVFKTEAKEKIGKSRLQIIKFILICFVPFLYGFICSWAFWNPLTKIGSIPMAIVDNDNPPCVAYAVKKTGTDENNLLTSPFVEYLHVNNASTCQEKSKEWFNNNPNIDKNIYKLQYRFDSMVNLSVTNNKFYNADAKSLELEQNGMTIKLNYLQGDETNFKPADKYWAQLQVSRGFTENIFKLMRAVGNHSPTEVVKSLDFLINNMPQFWSTYKQNFLAGQVLYTFTQIKTALVHSTLPEVLGTSMFWAFAKWDETTNVHYLTGRDFSNYLENILLLIGPNTPIGRAVLNYVQDNYPQYYDITKKVLELIETTGKQFLDDFVREIFPDLDAHVTWTQYSEKAQQVIRDWTSLNSSIFQIPVHIQGYQYGEYGIGLGEFFIAIAMWVGVLMQTFIFDRTCRIKRAKWYQHYFSKLLLMLITTIIQTTILAISLALLGYSKLGTSFALLYLWLLLCSLIFTIIEHAIWFAPADGDVGKYLIVIYLILNLTSGWGTFPSFMQAGFFNVVSVLTPFKYAIHGMGNIIYGIGTGEGSLIQYQTEILQNMGILLIWIPILVIISLSLTYLWRQKEQYGTFDIKVLKNVFVKNNISINKNVYRTLNGLSEQEVEIVKEQVLINHHETFEEQKNKKIKRMEAKFDKTRNPKYLYKIKKIKAKGYLIDSEEEDRDSII, encoded by the coding sequence ATGTTAGAGAATCCAAAATTTAGTAATGTTTTTAAAACAGAAGCAAAAGAAAAAATAGGGAAGAGTCGGCTACAAATAATTAAGTTTATCTTAATTTGTTTTGTACCTTTTTTGTATGGTTTTATTTGTTCATGAGCTTTTTGAAATCCATTAACTAAAATTGGCAGTATTCCAATGGCAATTGTTGATAATGATAATCCTCCTTGTGTGGCTTATGCCGTTAAAAAAACTGGTACTGATGAAAATAATTTGTTAACATCACCATTTGTGGAATATTTGCATGTTAATAATGCTTCAACTTGTCAAGAAAAAAGTAAAGAATGATTTAATAATAATCCGAATATTGATAAAAATATTTATAAACTACAATATCGCTTTGATAGTATGGTTAATTTATCAGTAACTAATAATAAATTTTATAATGCCGATGCAAAATCATTAGAATTAGAACAAAATGGAATGACAATTAAATTAAACTATTTACAAGGAGATGAAACTAACTTTAAACCAGCTGACAAATATTGAGCTCAATTGCAAGTTAGTCGTGGATTCACGGAAAATATTTTTAAATTAATGCGAGCAGTTGGCAACCATAGTCCAACAGAAGTTGTCAAAAGTTTAGATTTTTTGATTAATAATATGCCACAGTTTTGATCAACATATAAACAAAACTTTTTAGCTGGCCAAGTTTTATATACTTTTACACAAATTAAAACAGCGTTGGTCCATTCAACTTTACCAGAGGTTTTAGGCACTTCAATGTTCTGAGCTTTTGCAAAATGAGATGAAACAACTAATGTGCATTATTTAACAGGACGTGATTTTAGTAATTATTTAGAAAATATTTTACTATTAATTGGTCCAAATACCCCAATTGGGAGAGCAGTTTTAAATTATGTTCAAGATAATTATCCACAATATTATGATATTACTAAAAAAGTTTTGGAATTAATTGAAACAACTGGGAAACAATTTCTTGATGATTTTGTCCGTGAGATTTTTCCTGATTTAGATGCGCATGTTACTTGAACCCAATATAGTGAAAAAGCACAACAAGTAATTCGTGATTGAACAAGTTTAAATTCATCAATTTTTCAAATTCCAGTTCATATTCAAGGTTATCAATATGGTGAATATGGCATTGGTTTGGGAGAATTTTTTATTGCAATTGCGATGTGAGTTGGTGTGTTAATGCAAACGTTTATTTTTGACCGTACTTGTCGGATAAAACGAGCCAAATGGTATCAACATTATTTTTCAAAATTATTATTAATGTTAATTACAACAATAATTCAAACAACAATTTTAGCGATTTCATTAGCACTATTAGGATATAGTAAACTGGGGACTAGTTTTGCTTTATTATATCTTTGACTATTGCTATGCAGTCTTATTTTTACCATTATTGAACATGCCATTTGATTTGCCCCGGCTGATGGTGATGTTGGAAAGTATTTGATTGTTATTTATTTAATTTTGAATTTAACGTCTGGTTGAGGAACCTTCCCATCATTTATGCAAGCAGGCTTTTTTAATGTTGTTTCCGTTTTGACTCCTTTCAAATATGCCATCCATGGTATGGGAAATATTATTTATGGAATTGGTACGGGAGAAGGTTCGTTAATACAATATCAAACTGAAATCTTGCAAAATATGGGGATATTATTAATTTGGATCCCAATTCTAGTAATAATTAGTTTAAGTTTAACTTATTTATGACGACAAAAAGAACAATATGGAACTTTTGACATAAAAGTATTAAAAAATGTGTTTGTAAAAAATAATATTAGTATTAATAAAAATGTTTATCGTACTTTAAATGGTTTAAGTGAGCAAGAAGTTGAAATAGTAAAAGAACAAGTTTTAATTAATCATCATGAAACATTTGAAGAACAAAAGAATAAGAAGATAAAGCGGATGGAAGCAAAATTTGATAAGACAAGAAATCCAAAATATTTATATAAAATTAAAAAAATTAAAGCAAAAGGTTATTTGATTGATTCAGAAGAAGAGGACCGTGATAGCATAATATAA
- a CDS encoding single-stranded DNA-binding protein, with protein MLNRVSLVGRITRDLELKNSVNNKPFVAFTLAVNNNFNDQASFISCFVWNKTAENMARYLKKGSLIALDGRLQTRTDNVNGQMTTIMQVVADNVSFLDSRGAGTIANMATPAPESNDFNNMTSFNQTESQENNNNDSISFDGDDAILWD; from the coding sequence ATGTTAAATCGAGTTTCATTAGTAGGAAGAATAACACGTGATTTAGAATTAAAAAATTCTGTTAATAACAAACCTTTTGTGGCTTTTACCTTGGCAGTAAATAATAATTTTAATGATCAAGCATCATTTATTTCATGTTTTGTTTGAAATAAGACAGCAGAAAATATGGCCCGTTATTTAAAAAAAGGTTCATTAATTGCTTTAGATGGCCGTTTACAAACAAGAACAGATAATGTTAATGGACAAATGACAACAATTATGCAAGTAGTTGCAGACAATGTTTCGTTTTTAGATTCAAGAGGAGCAGGGACAATTGCTAATATGGCGACTCCAGCTCCAGAATCTAATGATTTTAACAATATGACTTCTTTCAATCAAACAGAGTCACAAGAAAATAATAACAATGATAGTATTAGTTTTGATGGTGATGACGCAATTTTGTGAGATTAA
- a CDS encoding dicarboxylate/amino acid:cation symporter, which translates to MYFNLLYSSDNSNPLHDFLSISTWQSLVSIVLFFGMMLLLWFWIKKTKMRFIFRVLLGLAVGLVFGITVQAINGFPYNTTDPSGSMINPTIPNPNDPKNPIPNNVYVLWVHEFSIWVNLFRMLFLNAILLMTVPVVFLAIARAVSKPGKDAASKKGTIITIAILLLNVAAMFIITLFIGIAFNIGNGFTISGSGSYDKTASKPLPEIIWDYVPSNFVAPFFLGAIIPVMVVAGLIGLAVKKSSKKHPEDMQKIRDGFDRWWTVIMSCLMFIIKLMPYAVMSMITYAIISRPIGYLAQIGIVIGVGYLCLIVALIWHSLLLTLSGINPFKWWKFAIKPVIQGFTTQSSNATLPLTMEVLKDEIKVKENLVGISAPLTTTMGLTACAGVQAGIIVSFIVTAGLFDLTVANFFIALIVVVVASLGIAGVPGTASVVTAGVLGGLGLGSLYVPVYAIIGALDGLFDMGRTAVNVCGGLQATTIAARLTNSLDNEELILFKWSRLRRKQNRKKESKQE; encoded by the coding sequence ATGTATTTCAATTTATTATATAGTTCAGATAATAGTAATCCTTTGCATGATTTTTTATCGATTTCAACTTGGCAATCACTTGTTAGCATTGTTCTTTTCTTTGGGATGATGCTTTTATTATGATTTTGAATTAAAAAAACAAAAATGCGCTTTATTTTCCGTGTTTTATTAGGACTGGCAGTTGGTTTAGTTTTTGGAATTACTGTTCAAGCAATTAATGGTTTCCCATATAATACAACTGATCCATCAGGTTCAATGATTAACCCAACAATTCCAAATCCGAATGACCCTAAAAATCCAATTCCAAATAATGTTTATGTTTTATGAGTTCATGAATTTTCAATTTGAGTTAATTTATTTAGAATGCTCTTTTTAAATGCGATTTTATTAATGACTGTTCCAGTTGTTTTCTTAGCAATTGCGCGAGCAGTGTCAAAACCAGGCAAAGATGCAGCGTCAAAAAAAGGAACAATTATTACTATTGCGATTTTATTATTAAATGTTGCGGCAATGTTTATTATTACGTTATTTATTGGAATTGCTTTTAACATTGGGAATGGCTTTACGATTTCGGGAAGTGGTAGTTATGATAAAACTGCATCAAAACCATTACCAGAAATTATTTGAGATTATGTTCCTTCAAACTTTGTGGCACCCTTCTTTTTGGGGGCAATTATTCCAGTAATGGTAGTGGCGGGATTAATTGGCCTTGCGGTTAAAAAATCATCAAAAAAACATCCAGAGGATATGCAAAAAATTCGAGATGGATTTGACCGTTGATGAACAGTGATAATGTCATGTTTAATGTTCATTATTAAGTTAATGCCTTATGCAGTAATGTCAATGATTACTTATGCCATTATTTCGCGTCCAATTGGATATTTAGCACAAATTGGAATTGTAATCGGAGTTGGTTACTTATGTCTAATAGTTGCCTTGATTTGACATTCATTATTATTAACATTATCTGGAATTAATCCATTTAAATGATGAAAATTTGCCATCAAACCAGTAATCCAAGGGTTTACAACGCAATCTTCTAATGCAACGTTACCTTTAACAATGGAAGTTTTGAAAGATGAGATAAAAGTAAAAGAAAATTTAGTTGGGATTTCAGCACCGTTAACAACAACAATGGGTTTAACTGCTTGTGCTGGTGTGCAAGCAGGGATTATTGTTTCGTTTATTGTAACAGCAGGTTTATTTGATTTAACAGTTGCTAATTTCTTTATTGCTTTAATTGTTGTTGTTGTTGCATCATTAGGAATTGCTGGTGTTCCAGGAACAGCTAGTGTTGTCACAGCCGGTGTCCTGGGAGGGCTTGGTTTAGGGTCCTTATATGTTCCTGTTTATGCGATTATTGGAGCGTTAGATGGTTTATTTGATATGGGTCGAACAGCTGTCAATGTTTGTGGAGGATTACAAGCAACAACCATTGCAGCCCGATTAACAAATTCGTTAGATAATGAAGAGTTAATTCTTTTTAAATGATCCCGCTTACGGCGAAAACAAAACAGAAAAAAAGAGTCAAAACAAGAATAA
- a CDS encoding asparagine synthetase AsnA, with protein sequence MAYDIQIGYSSILTLRETVEAISLVKRELVRRLIIQFNLLKVDAPLISSAEKGLNDDFQMTERPIDFDISPSNLVGEILQSHNKWRRSAIVRYELDENEGILTTAMVLRRDIKQSNSQAVTFSEIGFDLLLDEKKITLLKIQETIDKVINIITEVEDILLLKFPRLNKKFGKKLNWTSHSELQKAMRLLSHQERLNRYTREHGATILYGLKKIITNNTIEISESQDVFNWELYAKIFVYDFILEKAICLGYCAASVNRDVLKEQLAITKETIKLKTEYDAKVATDELPVTLSFGLYKSQLDLFLLEKQHIGEVIASVWSDDFLEYAAKNGIDIL encoded by the coding sequence ATGGCATATGATATCCAAATTGGATATAGTTCAATTTTAACATTACGAGAAACAGTAGAAGCAATTAGTTTAGTGAAACGTGAGTTGGTTCGTCGTCTTATTATTCAATTTAATCTTTTAAAAGTTGATGCACCTTTAATTAGTAGTGCGGAAAAAGGATTAAATGATGACTTTCAAATGACAGAACGACCAATTGACTTTGATATTTCACCAAGTAATTTAGTTGGTGAAATTTTACAATCGCACAATAAATGACGAAGAAGTGCAATTGTTCGTTATGAATTAGATGAAAATGAAGGAATTTTAACCACAGCAATGGTTCTTCGCCGTGATATTAAACAATCAAATAGTCAGGCTGTAACTTTTAGTGAAATTGGATTTGATTTATTATTAGATGAGAAAAAAATTACATTATTAAAAATTCAAGAAACAATTGATAAAGTAATTAATATTATTACTGAAGTTGAAGATATTTTATTATTAAAATTTCCACGATTAAATAAAAAATTTGGTAAAAAACTAAATTGAACAAGCCATTCTGAATTGCAAAAAGCGATGCGCTTATTAAGTCATCAAGAACGTTTAAATCGTTATACCCGAGAACATGGGGCGACAATTTTATATGGTTTAAAAAAAATTATTACTAATAATACGATTGAGATTAGTGAGTCCCAAGATGTTTTTAATTGAGAATTATATGCCAAAATTTTTGTTTATGATTTTATTTTAGAAAAAGCAATTTGTCTTGGTTATTGTGCTGCTAGTGTTAACCGTGATGTTTTAAAAGAACAGCTCGCTATAACAAAAGAAACAATTAAATTAAAAACAGAATATGATGCAAAAGTAGCAACAGATGAACTCCCAGTAACCTTATCGTTCGGTCTTTATAAATCACAGTTAGATTTGTTTTTGTTAGAGAAACAACATATTGGTGAAGTGATTGCTTCAGTTTGAAGTGATGATTTTTTAGAATATGCAGCAAAAAATGGAATTGATATTTTATAG
- a CDS encoding IspD/TarI family cytidylyltransferase — MKNYTVIIVAGGNSSRFNQKENKLLYKINDTNTVIEKTLALFLSDPFCTEIIVGVNGKILNFLGKKNYQDHRLHFVMGGRERVDTIYHCLINHKIKNEMVMIHDGVRCFVSLNLVNKLNQTFCKKNYEVLIPMLPITEALKKVNNYLVEETINRNEYFTIQTPQVFTTTLLYNVYEEYFRTKNSKIIYDDSYLVELFAKKTKIHTILGEKQNIKITYPEDLKLLNLGK; from the coding sequence ATGAAAAATTATACTGTAATTATTGTCGCGGGAGGGAATTCATCGCGGTTTAACCAAAAAGAGAATAAATTATTATATAAAATTAATGATACTAATACAGTTATTGAAAAGACATTAGCATTATTTTTAAGTGATCCTTTTTGCACGGAAATTATTGTTGGAGTTAACGGTAAAATATTAAATTTTTTAGGAAAGAAAAATTATCAAGATCATAGACTTCACTTTGTAATGGGTGGTCGTGAACGAGTTGATACAATTTATCATTGTTTAATTAATCATAAGATCAAAAATGAGATGGTGATGATTCATGATGGTGTTCGTTGTTTTGTTAGTTTAAATCTTGTTAATAAATTAAATCAAACTTTTTGCAAAAAGAATTATGAAGTTTTAATTCCAATGTTGCCAATAACAGAAGCACTTAAAAAGGTTAATAACTACCTTGTTGAAGAAACGATTAATCGGAATGAGTATTTTACAATTCAAACACCACAAGTCTTTACAACAACATTATTATATAATGTTTATGAAGAATATTTTCGTACCAAAAATAGCAAAATAATTTATGATGATAGTTATTTAGTTGAATTATTTGCTAAAAAAACAAAGATTCATACAATACTAGGAGAAAAGCAAAATATTAAAATAACTTATCCAGAGGATTTAAAATTATTAAATTTAGGTAAATAA
- a CDS encoding ABC transporter produces MDNKDKLPTFKKIFKKEWQEQTVKNKKRIIKFVAICIVPFLYGFFCVWAFWNPFLKTDQIPMAIVNRDANLCVVYKPKSVDDQSIANGTDIQYVNATDEASCVAAAKQGKIARFTSVSDNAVTGPSYYDKEHNNVKINVSTITLKLDYLKNKDTNFNPIDKYWVQLRIPENYSVHLINILKNIANPVFDHDQFLTDVRWMGNNPINLWATYKQNFLIGYFATTFTNLRESFVREAVPQLILPMLYTILSNPDGTVNRTTYNDYVQSIKTDNLINETNNLVNQGELTSAQGKIIISLLKVFGLVKGPIVQFIFGSENVVSKDQYFTNSDELGKHLKDVGSIIDIPYKVQGYQYNKYGIGLGELFMLIGVWVGALTQTFVYDRKGRTKYTLSYQHYFSKLLLMLCTSWIQVTVMMLSLLILGFGQIGPAYALLWLWMLFLGSLFNIIICSIWLAIPDEMLGRFIAVIYLIINLSAGWGTFPSFMQNKFFDVLSYISPFRYGLHNIGTIIYGLSSPTSIGIGQYQTEIVKNMGILFIWVIVFVIIGLVGTYYRFLKIKYGTIKIKVIYQAMNNIDHIKDYGKTISTLTYLTPEEQILIKTEVSVQLLAKQTEKKLKKQHK; encoded by the coding sequence ATGGATAACAAAGATAAATTGCCAACTTTTAAAAAAATCTTTAAAAAAGAATGGCAGGAGCAAACAGTTAAAAATAAGAAACGAATTATAAAATTTGTTGCAATTTGTATTGTGCCATTTTTATATGGTTTCTTTTGTGTTTGGGCTTTTTGAAATCCATTTCTTAAAACAGATCAAATTCCAATGGCAATTGTTAATCGTGATGCAAACTTATGTGTAGTTTATAAACCTAAAAGTGTTGATGATCAATCAATTGCAAATGGAACAGATATTCAGTATGTTAATGCAACTGATGAAGCAAGTTGTGTTGCTGCAGCTAAACAAGGTAAAATTGCTCGTTTTACAAGTGTTAGTGATAATGCTGTTACTGGTCCAAGTTATTATGATAAAGAACATAATAATGTTAAAATTAATGTTAGTACTATTACATTGAAATTAGATTATTTAAAAAATAAAGATACTAATTTTAATCCAATTGACAAATATTGAGTTCAATTGCGAATTCCTGAAAATTATTCCGTCCACTTAATTAATATTTTAAAAAACATTGCTAATCCAGTATTTGACCATGATCAATTTTTAACAGATGTTAGGTGAATGGGCAATAATCCGATTAATTTGTGAGCGACCTATAAACAAAATTTTTTAATTGGTTATTTTGCTACAACCTTCACTAATTTACGAGAAAGTTTTGTTCGAGAAGCGGTACCGCAATTAATTTTGCCAATGTTGTATACTATTTTATCTAATCCGGATGGGACAGTAAATCGTACGACTTATAATGATTATGTTCAAAGTATTAAGACAGATAATTTAATTAATGAAACAAATAATTTAGTTAATCAGGGTGAATTGACTTCAGCGCAGGGAAAAATTATTATTTCGTTATTAAAAGTGTTTGGATTAGTAAAAGGACCCATAGTGCAATTTATTTTTGGATCAGAAAATGTTGTTAGTAAAGATCAATATTTTACCAATAGTGATGAATTAGGGAAACATTTGAAAGATGTTGGAAGTATTATTGATATTCCCTATAAAGTGCAAGGCTATCAATATAATAAATATGGGATTGGTTTAGGCGAATTATTTATGTTAATTGGTGTTTGAGTTGGAGCGTTAACACAAACATTTGTTTATGATCGTAAGGGTAGAACCAAATACACATTATCTTATCAACATTATTTTAGTAAATTATTACTAATGTTATGTACATCCTGAATTCAAGTCACGGTGATGATGCTTTCATTATTAATTTTAGGTTTCGGTCAAATTGGCCCTGCTTATGCTTTATTATGGTTATGAATGCTCTTTTTAGGATCACTTTTCAATATTATTATTTGTTCGATTTGGTTAGCAATTCCAGATGAAATGCTCGGTCGTTTTATTGCTGTTATTTATCTAATCATTAATTTGTCAGCTGGTTGAGGAACCTTCCCATCCTTTATGCAAAATAAATTTTTTGATGTTTTATCATATATATCACCATTCCGTTATGGTTTACATAATATTGGAACAATAATATATGGGTTATCTTCCCCAACAAGTATTGGTATTGGTCAGTATCAAACTGAAATTGTCAAAAATATGGGTATTTTATTTATTTGGGTTATTGTTTTTGTTATAATTGGATTAGTAGGAACCTACTATCGTTTCTTAAAAATAAAATATGGAACAATTAAAATAAAAGTAATTTATCAGGCAATGAATAATATTGATCATATTAAAGATTATGGGAAAACTATTAGTACGTTAACATATTTAACACCAGAAGAACAAATTTTAATAAAAACAGAAGTATCTGTCCAATTATTAGCAAAGCAAACAGAAAAGAAACTAAAGAAACAACATAAATAA